The Periplaneta americana isolate PAMFEO1 chromosome 2, P.americana_PAMFEO1_priV1, whole genome shotgun sequence genome has a window encoding:
- the LOC138695353 gene encoding ankyrin repeat domain-containing protein 6-like: MNSYQDQLGKLRQELEAGGEMRRQLEASKEEALRALREELQAKGEELKKMAEVLQADRQKTAKLRAAAEVGPNLQQKDSQGRTELHRAAERGDTHRVQLLLDAGSQVNAVDHDGCTPLCVAAWNDHQDACRALLAAGARLDMKARRSGHTALHGAARYGHSAVCELLLAAGARPNMPDDEEQWTALHCAAWNGHAPVVQLLLQHGAERWAKDKEGETALEMACRWNNTEVAAMLQD; this comes from the exons ATGAAT AGTTACCAGGATCAGCTGGGGAAGCTGAGACAAGAACTGGAGGCTGGGGGGGAGATGAGGCGCCAGCTGGAAGCA agTAAAGAGGAAGCACTGCGGGCTCTGCGAGAAGAACTGCAGGCGAAGGGCGAGGAACTGAAGAAAATGGCAGAGGTGCTGCAAGCTGACCGCCAGAAGACAGCA AAGCTCAGAGCTGCGGCTGAGGTCGGGCCCAACCTGCAGCAGAAGGACAGCCAAGGcaggactgagctacaccgggcaGCAGAGCGGGGGGACACACACAGGGTGCAGCTGCTCCTGGATGCAGGCAGCCAGGTGAACGCCGTGGATCATGATGGCTGCACGCCCTTGTGTGTGGCAGCATGGAATGACCACCAGGATGCGTGCAGGGCGCTGCTGGCTGCCGGGGCGCGGCTGGATATGAAGGCACGACGATCTGGCCACACTGCTCTGCATGGGGCTGCACGCTATGGGCACTCTGCAGTGTGTGAGCTGCTGCTGGCAGCTGGGGCGCGGCCCAATATGCCTGATGATGAAGAGCAGTGGACTGCACTGCACTGTGCAGCATGGAATGGCCACGCCCCAGTGGTGCAGCTGCTGTTGCAGCATGGCGCTGAGCGATGGGCGAAGGATAAGGAGGGAGAGACGGCGCTGGAAATGGCATGTCGTTGGAATAACACAGAAGTGGCGGCCATGCTGCAGGACTGA
- the LOC138714385 gene encoding protein enabled homolog, with the protein MAKPNPIPDLKQRVKTLEGQVRLLLPLIEEVRVLKERLDSRSMHGLEARKEEEKVGSSNNIEELKEELKLRERELRDTQAELEKLKEVSEREKVELRQKYEGEHQLRLQQEEEKAELNGKFEEEHQLRLQQEMVSDELLPWLQI; encoded by the exons ATGGCAAAACCCAACCCAATACCCGACCTCAAACAGCGGGTGAAGACCCTGGAGGGACAGGTACGTCTGCTGCTTCCTCTCATAGAGGAGGTGAGAGTCCTCAAGGAGAGGTTGGACTCGCGGTCCATGCATGGCCTGGAGGCaagaaaggaagaggaaaaagtagGGAGCAGCAACAACATTGAGGAGCTGAAGGAGGAATTGAAGCTGAGAGAGAGGGAATTGAGAGATACGCAAGCTGAACTGGAAAAGTTGAAAGAAGTATCTGAAAGG GAGAAAGTAGAACTGAGGCAGAAATATGAAGGAGAGCACCAGTTGCGGCTCCAGCAGGAAGAA GAGAAAGCAGAACTGAATGGGAAATTTGAAGAAGAGCACCAGTTGCGGCTCCAGCAGGAAATGGTAAGTGatgagctgttaccatggttacagatATAG